GTGGAGCGGCGCCTGCTCACCGCCGGCGAGCACAAGGGCCTGATGGACCCCTTCTCACCACTGAAGGAGGGCGACAAGGCCCATGTCCAGGGCCTGCTGGATGGCCTCCACCAGCAGTTTATTCAGGCCGTGAAGTCGGGCCGGGGCGAGCGCCTCAAGGGCGGCGATGAGCTGTTCAGCGGTCTGTATTGGAGCGGTCTGGAGGCAAAGAAGCTGGGCCTGGTGGATGAGTTCGGCAGCACCAGCTACGTCGCCCGCGAGGTGGTTGGCGTGGAAGAAACCCTCAGCTTCACCCGCAAGCAGGACCTGATCGAGCGCCTGGCCAAGCGCATGGGCGCAGGCATCAGCCAGGGCCTGCTACAGGCCGTGCAGGAGCTGCAGATTCGTTAGCTGGGGGCGCTGCATTGGGCGGCCCGTGGCCGCCGTGGGCCGGGTACAACTCGGCGATCCCAAGGCGTAGCCCTACTTCAAACAGGCCTCGATCTGGATGAGCAGCTCGTCCACCGAGAAGGGCTTGTTCATGATGGCGTTGGCCCCGAGCATCTCTGAAATATCCAGGTAGCTGTGGCCGAAACGGTCGCCACCGGACATGGCGATGATGGGCACGGGGTCGTGCAGGTCGCGGATCTCGGTCACTATCTCCAGGCCGTTTTTCTCCGGCAGATGGATGTCGGTCAGGATCAGGTCCGGCCGCTCACTCTTGAGCAGGGCCAAGGCATGGCTGCCATCTTCGTCCTGCACCACACGGTAACCGGCCTTCTCCAGCACCAGGGCCAGGCGGGTGCGGGTGGTCTGGTCGTCTTCGATCATCAGAATGGTCTTCACCTTGGCTCCTCTGCGGGCGTCTCTTGGGTGGTGGATAGGGTAGTGCGCAGGGCCGCTGCGATCTCGTTTTGCAGTTGACGCTGGAGTGGCTGCAACTGTTCCAGCAATGCCGCCATTTCCTGTATCAGCCCCTGCTTGGCGGCCTGTTCCAGACGCCGGGCCTGGGTGCAGAAGCGCTCGGCACCCAGGTTGCCTGCCGCGCCCTTGAGCTTGTGCGCCAGGCGCTCGATGGCCTGGGCGTCCTGCCTGCTCACCGCCTGCTCCAGCTGGCGCAGCATCTGTGGCAGGTCGCGCTCCAGTTCCTGTAGTACCAGGGACATTATACCGCTATCGCCCATCATCATCCCTTGCAGGGTTTGAGTGTAATCGAACAGAGGGGCCTGCACCGATGCGGGGTCGGCTGCGGCTGTCTGCTGCGGGCGGGCCGGGGCGGTATCGGCCTGCTGGGCTGCGGGCAGATAGCGTTGCAGGATTTCCTGCAGTCGGCTCGGCTGCATCGGCTTGCTGATGTAGTCGTTCATGCCCGCCTCGATGCAGTCAGCCCGTGCCCCATCCATGGCGTTGGCGGTCATGGCGATCAGCGGGATGCGGTGATTGCGCACCGGGCTTGCCGGGTGGCGTATGCGGCGGGCCGCCTCGTAGCCGTCCATCACCGGCATCTGGGCATCCATCAGGACCAGGTCGTAGTCCGATTGGCTCAGCCTATCCAGGGCCTCCTGGCCGTTGTTGGCGCAGTCGGCGCTGACCCCCATGCGCTTGAGCAGGCCAGTGGCCACCAGTTGATTGGTGGATACGTCATCCACCACCAGCACATGGGCCTGGAAGCGCTTGTGCCGGGCCGGCCCGGCCTGCTCGGCCTCGGTCTTGCCCAGCGTCAGGCAGAGGCTGAACCAGAAGATAGAGCCCTCTCCCGGCTGGCTTTCCACCCCCAGTTTACCGCCCATCAATTCGGCCAGTTGGCGGCTGATGGCCAGCCCCAGCCCGGTGCCGCCGTATTGGC
This is a stretch of genomic DNA from gamma proteobacterium SS-5. It encodes these proteins:
- a CDS encoding response regulator, giving the protein MKTILMIEDDQTTRTRLALVLEKAGYRVVQDEDGSHALALLKSERPDLILTDIHLPEKNGLEIVTEIRDLHDPVPIIAMSGGDRFGHSYLDISEMLGANAIMNKPFSVDELLIQIEACLK